Proteins encoded within one genomic window of Cucumis sativus cultivar 9930 chromosome 3, Cucumber_9930_V3, whole genome shotgun sequence:
- the LOC101212882 gene encoding cytochrome b5, seed isoform, whose amino-acid sequence MGGHSVFTLAEVASHDNRNDCWLIIEDKVYDVTKFLEDHPGGDEVLLSGVGKDATNDFFDVGHSSTARAMMEEFYVGDIDSSTIPAKRDYTPPKQPLYNQDKTPEFIIKVLQFLAPLVILGLAFGIHLYIKTT is encoded by the exons ATGGGCGGCCACTCGGTGTTCACCTTGGCTGAGGTTGCTTCCCATGACAATCGCAACGATTGCTGGTTGATCATTGAAGACAAG GTGTATGATGTAACAAAATTCCTTGAAGACCATCCTGGTGGTGATGAAGTTTTGTTGTCAGGCGTTG GTAAGGATGCAACCAATGATTTTTTCGATGTTGGGCACAGTAGCACTGCCAGAGCAATGATGGAAGAATTTTATGTAGGCGATATCGATAGCTCAACTATTCCTGCAAAAAGAGATTATACTCCTCCAAAGCAACCCCTATACAACCAAGACAAGACACCAGAATTCATTATCAAGGTCCTCCAGTTTCTTGCTCCCTTGGTAATTTTGGGCTTGGCTTTTGGCATCCACCTCTATATCAAAACAACTTAA
- the LOC101212398 gene encoding BTB/POZ domain-containing protein At5g48800 isoform X2, translating to MAEEFSKDNLGSRAEEYLESIVSKNLEMCVEVLQQCENLLPLADELKVVSRCIDAIASKACSEQIASSFSRLEYSSSGRLHMSKQAKCDSDWWIEDISVLRVDLYERVITAMKCRGVRPESIGASLVNYAQRELTKKSSLWNPSGQTKVDFVTGSNGQEQIVVETIVSLLPVEKLAVPINFLFGLLRSAVMLDCSVGCRLDLERRIGSQLDIATLDDLLIPSFKHSADTLFDVDTVHRILVNFSQQDDSEEDMDDASVFESDSPRSPSQSALFKVSKLLDNYLAEIAPDANLKLSKFVVIADSLPSHARTIHDGLYRAIDIYLKAHQGLPDIDKKKLCKLIDFQKLSPEAGAHAAQNERLPLQCMVQVLYFEQLRLRNALSNSCGDEDYKPLHQSWRISSGALSAAMSPRDNYASLRRENRELKLELTRLRMRLNDLEKEHVCMRRDMQKSSSRKFMNSFSRKFSKMSIFGHSSSRGSSSPSKHSQRTDSKVIERTCTSAE from the exons ATGGCTGAAGAGTTCTCAAAGGATAATCTTGGTTCGCGAGCTGAAGAATATCTTGAGAGCATTGTCTCCAAGAACCTTGAAATGTGTGTTGAAGTGTTGCAGCAATGTGAGAATTTACTCCCTCTGGCCGATGAGCTGAAAGTAGTTAGCCGCTGCATTGATGCAATAGCATCAAAGGCTTGTTCGGAGCAAATTGCTTCAAGCTTCTCACGCCTGGAGTATAGCAGTTCGGGGAGACTTCATATGAGCAAGCAGGCCAAGTGTGATAGTGACTGGTGGATTGAAGATATCTCTGTTCTTCGTGTCGACTTGTATGAAAGAGTCATTACTGCCATGAAATGTCGAGGGGTTCGTCCTGAGAGCATAGGTGCATCCTTGGTGAATTATGCTCAAAGGGAGTTGACAAAGAAATCCAGCTTATGGAACCCATCTGGCCAGACAAAAGTTGATTTTGTTACGGGTTCAAATGGGCAAGAACAAATTGTTGTTGAGACAATAGTCAGCCTTCTGCCAGTTGAAAAATTGGCTGTTCCAATCAATTTCCTTTTCGGGCTTCTGAGGAGTGCTGTGATGCTTGATTGCTCTGTTGGTTGCCGACTCGACCTTGAGAGAAGGATAGGATCCCAGTTGGATATTGCTACTCTTGATGACCTTCTGATTCCATCCTTCAAACATTCAGCTGATACTTTATTTGATGTTGACACAGTTCACAGGATTTTGGTAAACTTCTCTCAACAAGATGATAGCGAGGAAGATATGGACGATGCCTCTGTTTTTGAATCGGATAGTCCTCGTTCACCATCTCAAAGTGCATTGTTTAAAGTATCCAAACTACTGGACAACTACCTTGCTGAAATTGCCCCTGATGCAAACCTCAAACTTTCAAAGTTCGTGGTCATTGCAGATTCCTTACCTTCACATGCACGAACCATCCACGATGGATTATATCGAGCCATTGATATCTATCTTAAA GCTCATCAAGGTCTACCAGATATCGACAAGAAGAAGCTTTGCAAACTAATAGATTTTCAGAAGCTCTCACCGGAGGCCGGTGCTCATGCGGCTCAAAATGAGCGCCTTCCTCTCCAATGCATGGTTCAAGTTCTTTATTTTGAGCAACTAAGGCTACGTAATGCATTGTCGAATTCTTGCGGTGATGAAGACTACAAACCTTTGCACCAATCATGGCGGATTAGCAGTGGTGCATTAAGTGCAGCAATGTCTCCGCGCGACAATTATGCATCACTAAGACGAGAAAATCGCGAATTAAAACTTGAACTGACTCGACTACGGATGAGACTGAATGATCTCGAAAAGGAACATGTTTGTATGAGGCGGGATATGCAAAAGTCCAGTTCTCGTAAATTCATGAATTCTTTCTCAAGGAAATTTAGTAAAATGAGTATCTTTGGGCATAGTTCTTCGAGGGGTTCGAGTTCGCCGTCAAAACATTCTCAACGGACAGATTCAAAAGTGATTGAAAGAACATGTACAAGTGCAGAATAG
- the LOC101211997 gene encoding desumoylating isopeptidase 1, with protein MAEEESHRVVLNLYDLSCGLARQFSTALLGKAIEGIWHTGIVVYDNEYYYGGGIYHSLSGNTPFGTPIHVIDLGITHVPKDVFETYLTEISPRYTAESYSLLGHNCNNFSNEVAQFLVGSTIPEYILQLPNEVRSSPMGRLMLPMIQNLETTLKSGSVPKVPHISHHQPTTTSAPISALDSNVEESPDCDVELSGGDSSNATKRQTAKQNATKDLTHLSIEPAAGVGQQKFPGKTVDESLVNDAHVMLEDRIKGEFTSIMATGKYRASEAAALAVKRVMSKYNRHTSTAASQH; from the exons ATGGCTGAG GAGGAGTCTCACAGGGTTGTATTGAATTTATACGACCTTAGCTGCGGATTGGCTCGACAGTTCTCCACAGCATTGTTGGGGAAAGCCATTGAAGGCATATG GCACACTGGGATTGTAGTGTATGACAATGAATACTATTACGGTGGTGGAATCTATCACAGTCTTTCTGGAAATACACCTTTTGGAACACCAATCCACGTCATTGATTTGGGCATTACTCATGTCCCGAAAGATGTGTTTGAAACTTATTTGACTGAAATCAGCCCGCGTTATACAGCTGAGTCTTACAGCTTGTTGGGTCATAATTGCAACAACTTCAGTAATGAGGTTGCTCAGTTTTTGGTTGGCTCGACCATCCCAGAATATATTCTTCAGCTTCCCAACGAAGTTAGAAGCAGTCCCATGGGCAGACTCATGC TTCCGATGATTCAGAACCTCGAAACAACATTAAAATCTGGTTCAGTTCCGAAAGTTCCACACATTAGTCATCATCAACCCACAACGACATCAGCTCCGATATCAGCCTTGGATTCTAATGTTGAAGAATCGCCAGACTGTGATGTCGAACTGTCTGGTGGTGATAGTAGCAATGCAACTAAAAGGCAGACTGCCAAGCAAAACGCAACCAAGGATTTGACACATCTGTCAATAGAGCCTGCTGCAGGGGTAGGGCAGCAGAAGTTCCCTGGGAAGACAGTTGATGAAAGTTTGGTCAACGATGCTCATGTCATGTTAGAAGACAGGATCAAAGGTGAATTTACATCGATCATGGCGACTGGGAAATATCGTGCAAGTGAAGCTGCTGCACTTGCAGTCAAGAGAGTGATGAGCAAATATAATAGACATACAAGTACTGCTGCTTCACAGCACTAG
- the LOC101212398 gene encoding BTB/POZ domain-containing protein At5g48800 isoform X1, with protein sequence MDRSDMLQLQQHVSLAKSVRHRCNEWIFRDVPSDITIEVAGVTFSLHKFPLVSRSGRIRRLVAEHRDSDISKVELLNLPGGAESFELAAKFCYGINFEITPGNVAQLCCVSDYLEMAEEFSKDNLGSRAEEYLESIVSKNLEMCVEVLQQCENLLPLADELKVVSRCIDAIASKACSEQIASSFSRLEYSSSGRLHMSKQAKCDSDWWIEDISVLRVDLYERVITAMKCRGVRPESIGASLVNYAQRELTKKSSLWNPSGQTKVDFVTGSNGQEQIVVETIVSLLPVEKLAVPINFLFGLLRSAVMLDCSVGCRLDLERRIGSQLDIATLDDLLIPSFKHSADTLFDVDTVHRILVNFSQQDDSEEDMDDASVFESDSPRSPSQSALFKVSKLLDNYLAEIAPDANLKLSKFVVIADSLPSHARTIHDGLYRAIDIYLKAHQGLPDIDKKKLCKLIDFQKLSPEAGAHAAQNERLPLQCMVQVLYFEQLRLRNALSNSCGDEDYKPLHQSWRISSGALSAAMSPRDNYASLRRENRELKLELTRLRMRLNDLEKEHVCMRRDMQKSSSRKFMNSFSRKFSKMSIFGHSSSRGSSSPSKHSQRTDSKVIERTCTSAE encoded by the exons ATGGACCGAAGCGACATGCTGCAGCTCCAGCAACATGTGTCTCTCGCCAAGTCTGTGCGCCACCGCTGCAACGaatg GATTTTTCGTGATGTTCCTAGCGATATTACAATAGAAGTGGCTGGAGTGACATTCTCCTTACATAAG TTCCCTCTTGTGTCCCGAAGTGGACGGATTCGAAGGTTAGTTGCAGAACATAGAGATTCTGACATCTCAAAGGTGGAGCTTCTCAATCTACCAGGAGGTGCTGAATCTTTTGAGCTGGCagcaaaattttgttatgggATCAACTTTGAAATTACTCCAGGAAATGTTGCTCAGCTATGTTGTGTATCCGATTATCTTGAAATGGCTGAAGAGTTCTCAAAGGATAATCTTGGTTCGCGAGCTGAAGAATATCTTGAGAGCATTGTCTCCAAGAACCTTGAAATGTGTGTTGAAGTGTTGCAGCAATGTGAGAATTTACTCCCTCTGGCCGATGAGCTGAAAGTAGTTAGCCGCTGCATTGATGCAATAGCATCAAAGGCTTGTTCGGAGCAAATTGCTTCAAGCTTCTCACGCCTGGAGTATAGCAGTTCGGGGAGACTTCATATGAGCAAGCAGGCCAAGTGTGATAGTGACTGGTGGATTGAAGATATCTCTGTTCTTCGTGTCGACTTGTATGAAAGAGTCATTACTGCCATGAAATGTCGAGGGGTTCGTCCTGAGAGCATAGGTGCATCCTTGGTGAATTATGCTCAAAGGGAGTTGACAAAGAAATCCAGCTTATGGAACCCATCTGGCCAGACAAAAGTTGATTTTGTTACGGGTTCAAATGGGCAAGAACAAATTGTTGTTGAGACAATAGTCAGCCTTCTGCCAGTTGAAAAATTGGCTGTTCCAATCAATTTCCTTTTCGGGCTTCTGAGGAGTGCTGTGATGCTTGATTGCTCTGTTGGTTGCCGACTCGACCTTGAGAGAAGGATAGGATCCCAGTTGGATATTGCTACTCTTGATGACCTTCTGATTCCATCCTTCAAACATTCAGCTGATACTTTATTTGATGTTGACACAGTTCACAGGATTTTGGTAAACTTCTCTCAACAAGATGATAGCGAGGAAGATATGGACGATGCCTCTGTTTTTGAATCGGATAGTCCTCGTTCACCATCTCAAAGTGCATTGTTTAAAGTATCCAAACTACTGGACAACTACCTTGCTGAAATTGCCCCTGATGCAAACCTCAAACTTTCAAAGTTCGTGGTCATTGCAGATTCCTTACCTTCACATGCACGAACCATCCACGATGGATTATATCGAGCCATTGATATCTATCTTAAA GCTCATCAAGGTCTACCAGATATCGACAAGAAGAAGCTTTGCAAACTAATAGATTTTCAGAAGCTCTCACCGGAGGCCGGTGCTCATGCGGCTCAAAATGAGCGCCTTCCTCTCCAATGCATGGTTCAAGTTCTTTATTTTGAGCAACTAAGGCTACGTAATGCATTGTCGAATTCTTGCGGTGATGAAGACTACAAACCTTTGCACCAATCATGGCGGATTAGCAGTGGTGCATTAAGTGCAGCAATGTCTCCGCGCGACAATTATGCATCACTAAGACGAGAAAATCGCGAATTAAAACTTGAACTGACTCGACTACGGATGAGACTGAATGATCTCGAAAAGGAACATGTTTGTATGAGGCGGGATATGCAAAAGTCCAGTTCTCGTAAATTCATGAATTCTTTCTCAAGGAAATTTAGTAAAATGAGTATCTTTGGGCATAGTTCTTCGAGGGGTTCGAGTTCGCCGTCAAAACATTCTCAACGGACAGATTCAAAAGTGATTGAAAGAACATGTACAAGTGCAGAATAG